In Ascochyta rabiei chromosome 2, complete sequence, one genomic interval encodes:
- a CDS encoding 60S ribosomal protein L26A, with protein MAKIVSSSRRNSRKAHFSAPSSVRRVIMSAPLSKELREKHGVRSIPIRKDDEITVVRGSNKGREGKVNSVYRLKYCIHVNGIVREKSNGQSVPVPIAPSKVVITKLKLDKDREQILERKSAGRAAKKEKSSA; from the exons ATGGCCAAGATCGTGTCAAGCTCTCGCCGCAACTCGCGAAAGGCGCACTTCAGTGCGCCGAGTAGTGTGCGCCGGGTCATTATGAGC GCGCCTCTGAGTAAGGAGCTTCGCGAAAAGCACGGTGTGCGCTCGATCCCCATCCGCAAGGAC GACGAGATCACCGTCGTCCGTGGCTCCAACAAGGGCCGTGAGGGCAAGGTCAACTCCGTCTACCGCCTCAAGTACTGCATCCACGTCAACGGCA TTGTTCGCGAGAAGTCCAACGGCCAGTCCGTCCCCGTCCCCATCGCTCCCTCCAAGGTCGTCATCACCAAGCTCAAGCTCGACAAGGACCGTGAGCAGATCCTCGAGCGCAAGAGCGCCGGCCGCGCCgccaagaaggagaagagctCCGCTTAA